Proteins from a single region of Abyssalbus ytuae:
- a CDS encoding ribonuclease HII, with the protein MLLNLLDVKWETGTDEAGRGCLAGPVTAAAVILPKNFENSVINDSKQLSEQTRNLLRPIIETESVCYGVVHVFPEEIDKINILNASIIGMHRAIEKLKVLPEHIIVDGNKFKPYKQIPHKCVIKGDSKYMSIAAASILAKTYRDAYMESIHEEFPMYNWKKNKGYPTKEHREAIKKYGITKYHRRSFRLLPEQLTLDL; encoded by the coding sequence ATGTTATTAAACTTACTAGATGTAAAGTGGGAAACAGGCACCGATGAGGCCGGGAGAGGATGTTTAGCCGGTCCTGTTACTGCTGCTGCTGTTATCCTGCCAAAGAATTTTGAAAATAGCGTTATAAACGACTCCAAACAACTGTCAGAACAAACCCGGAATTTATTAAGACCTATTATTGAAACTGAAAGCGTTTGTTATGGAGTAGTGCATGTATTTCCTGAAGAAATTGACAAAATAAATATTTTAAATGCTTCTATAATTGGTATGCACAGGGCAATAGAAAAGCTTAAAGTATTACCGGAACATATTATTGTTGACGGAAATAAATTTAAACCATATAAACAAATACCACATAAATGCGTTATAAAAGGAGACAGTAAATACATGAGTATAGCAGCAGCTTCTATTTTGGCCAAAACATACAGAGATGCTTATATGGAAAGCATTCATGAAGAATTTCCCATGTACAACTGGAAAAAAAACAAAGGCTATCCTACCAAAGAGCACAGGGAGGCCATAAAAAAATATGGTATAACAAAATATCACAGAAGAAGTTTTAGATTATTGCCGGAACAGTTGACACTTGATTTATAA
- a CDS encoding ATP-binding protein, with amino-acid sequence MKIIKLILSVLVCFFLFPSIAQEAPNNQDFIAHTENVNTKQTIDSLILLCDEYRFSDPPKALNYIKDALTISKTCQDNRRIASSYYSLGLLYNQSGNFDLALDSFRNAARFIKKKGDSLSLPIIKCYHQIGMTYFHKNDYPEALSILTDIAEKAQKLDYAHELTLININIALVLYQLKNYTSSIKRLEPYLKKKLDKTTEATIYNNIGMAYQALKETDKALKYYHTSKEICEDIKNNPCELKSLGNIANIYLEQDDYDNAITSLLQIMKLEEALGYKTDLIVTYNSIGVAYRANKNFEEGIKYIHKSEQLAKETKSFNFLKTIYLSLAVAYQENEQYEKAIDYLYSHKYLSDSLLKVEKSKQISELIVKYQTKEKEQEISLLKKDKEIQSILIEKQEVELKRKKLAEILKEQEIAGLKNINNLNLISLQWRKEESEKKMAQLNLLQKDKELQSQVLKNKQFELNEKILERNSIITGFVILLITASIMIFTYHQKLKNKELIASKNEEINKQETLKLLRDQEIKSIKNNIEWQEKERKRISRELHDGIAPSIAAIKLGLLKVKDSHTDDKKLEKLISITDNTYDEIRTISHNFSSPRIINTPFINLIEDYLNEIKDSFSPLKIDFICNCKQKINHIRDEIKVELYRIIQESMSNVVKHSKSDYTLLQLTCSNEYLNLFIEDNGIGFNTYKKSSGIGINSIKSRVNILKGDINIDSAINRGTIININVPY; translated from the coding sequence ATGAAAATCATTAAATTAATTTTATCAGTATTAGTCTGTTTTTTTCTTTTTCCCAGTATAGCCCAAGAAGCCCCAAACAATCAAGACTTCATTGCTCATACAGAAAATGTTAACACCAAACAAACTATAGATTCTTTAATTCTATTATGTGATGAATATCGCTTTTCTGATCCTCCAAAAGCTTTAAATTACATAAAAGACGCTCTTACAATAAGTAAAACTTGTCAAGATAATCGAAGGATTGCCAGTAGTTATTATAGCTTAGGGCTATTGTATAATCAATCAGGAAATTTTGATCTGGCTTTAGATAGTTTTAGAAACGCTGCCAGATTTATCAAAAAAAAGGGGGACAGTCTCAGTCTCCCTATCATTAAATGCTATCATCAAATTGGGATGACATACTTTCACAAAAACGATTATCCGGAAGCTTTAAGTATTCTCACCGATATAGCAGAAAAAGCCCAAAAGCTTGATTATGCCCACGAGTTGACTTTAATAAATATAAATATAGCTTTGGTACTTTATCAACTAAAAAATTATACTTCATCTATAAAGCGACTTGAGCCATATTTAAAAAAGAAACTTGATAAAACCACAGAAGCCACAATTTACAACAATATTGGCATGGCATATCAAGCTCTTAAGGAAACAGACAAGGCCCTAAAATATTATCACACAAGCAAAGAAATTTGTGAAGATATAAAGAACAACCCATGTGAATTAAAATCTTTAGGAAATATTGCCAATATTTATTTAGAGCAAGATGACTACGATAATGCTATTACCTCACTGCTTCAAATAATGAAATTAGAAGAAGCTCTTGGCTATAAAACCGATTTGATCGTAACTTATAATAGTATTGGTGTAGCCTATAGAGCAAATAAAAACTTTGAAGAAGGAATAAAATATATTCATAAAAGTGAGCAATTAGCCAAGGAAACCAAATCTTTTAACTTTTTAAAAACTATATATCTAAGTCTTGCAGTAGCTTATCAGGAAAATGAACAATATGAAAAGGCAATCGACTACTTATACTCCCATAAATATCTCTCCGACAGTTTGTTGAAAGTCGAAAAAAGCAAGCAGATTTCAGAGCTTATAGTAAAATATCAGACCAAAGAAAAAGAGCAGGAAATATCCTTACTTAAAAAAGATAAAGAGATACAATCTATTTTAATAGAAAAGCAAGAAGTAGAATTAAAAAGAAAAAAATTAGCAGAAATTCTTAAAGAACAGGAAATAGCAGGACTTAAAAATATTAATAATCTGAATCTTATTTCATTACAATGGAGAAAAGAAGAATCAGAAAAAAAAATGGCACAACTTAATCTCTTACAAAAAGATAAAGAACTGCAATCTCAGGTGCTTAAAAACAAACAATTTGAATTAAATGAGAAAATTCTGGAACGAAATTCAATTATAACAGGATTTGTTATTTTGCTTATAACTGCTTCAATAATGATTTTTACTTATCATCAAAAACTAAAAAATAAAGAATTAATAGCAAGTAAAAACGAAGAAATTAATAAACAGGAAACTTTAAAATTACTTCGCGACCAAGAAATAAAAAGTATAAAAAACAATATTGAATGGCAGGAAAAAGAAAGGAAAAGAATCTCAAGAGAACTACATGATGGTATAGCCCCATCTATAGCCGCTATAAAATTGGGGCTTTTAAAAGTAAAAGATAGCCATACTGATGACAAAAAATTAGAAAAACTAATATCAATTACAGATAATACATATGATGAAATACGTACTATCTCCCACAATTTTTCTTCTCCCAGAATAATCAATACTCCCTTTATTAATTTAATAGAAGATTATTTAAATGAAATTAAAGATAGCTTTTCCCCACTAAAGATCGATTTTATTTGTAATTGTAAACAAAAAATAAATCACATAAGAGATGAAATTAAAGTAGAACTTTACAGAATAATTCAAGAAAGTATGAGTAATGTAGTAAAGCACTCCAAATCTGACTATACTTTATTGCAATTAACATGCAGCAACGAATATTTAAACCTGTTTATAGAAGATAATGGTATAGGATTTAACACCTATAAAAAAAGCTCTGGTATAGGAATAAATAGTATTAAATCAAGAGTAAATATTTTAAAAGGCGATATTAATATAGATTCAGCAATAAATAGAGGAACCATTATCAACATAAACGTACCTTACTAA
- a CDS encoding response regulator transcription factor, with product MTKKKINLIIADDHQIFLDGLVALIKDVKDINIVGTALNGRSVLNLLKKYTVDIVLLDINMPEMDGIELNKIIKKEHPEIKTLVLTTHNYPDKIVHFAKDNANGYLLKNVGKIELLTAIYSVINNENYFSEEMKKKYMNSVFNKNNTTDEAPLSEREKEIIKLIMKEYTTQEIAEKLYISQHTVNTHRKNILTKLNIKNVAGLAVYAIKNGIID from the coding sequence ATGACCAAAAAAAAAATTAACCTAATAATTGCAGATGACCATCAAATTTTTCTGGATGGCCTGGTTGCATTAATTAAAGATGTAAAAGATATTAATATAGTAGGAACGGCATTAAATGGGCGTTCAGTGCTAAACCTCCTTAAAAAATATACTGTTGATATTGTGCTTTTGGATATTAATATGCCTGAAATGGATGGTATTGAATTAAATAAAATTATAAAAAAAGAACATCCTGAAATTAAAACCCTTGTATTAACAACCCACAATTATCCCGACAAAATCGTTCATTTTGCGAAAGACAATGCAAATGGATACCTGCTAAAAAATGTAGGCAAAATAGAATTATTAACTGCAATCTATTCTGTTATAAATAATGAAAATTATTTTTCTGAAGAAATGAAGAAAAAATACATGAACAGTGTTTTTAATAAAAATAACACAACTGATGAAGCTCCATTAAGTGAAAGAGAAAAAGAGATTATAAAACTTATAATGAAAGAATACACAACTCAGGAAATAGCAGAAAAACTCTATATAAGTCAACATACTGTAAATACACATAGAAAAAATATTTTAACAAAACTTAATATAAAAAATGTAGCAGGGTTAGCAGTATATGCAATAAAAAATGGAATAATTGACTAA
- a CDS encoding InlB B-repeat-containing protein → MKTSNLIFKNAMVIILLLLMNNAFAQVYYVDRDNYLGNGSSNKWPGTLEQPKHDLQGDWFRVGLKPGDTVVIVQAASYGSIYMTSSGGSEDQPIVIKPYPGHTIISDASIIPSQFGVKLPVGVSNVHIQGPLKIIGREYSYVAEGNNTGLKLSNAEIYGCDHGPRLSGTTNSEFRDLEIHDLQTNGFQLRGSASAATGEPCKNILVENVNVYNVDDDRTPENSDADGFHSFGGEEIKFINCNTWNNAEDGFDLNSNAIMINCKSYGNDSGGLKVWRREGDNYAPKTVTAINCIFSDNGYDHDGESNDTNPGVKVSIGAALNLYNCVITDNYDQGLHVRVNLNDDPAGITYMPVKVYNTIITGTKEGAAIRDGGYLANPDMPLLESDYNLYYNNKYTNQGYTLGEHSIVNSEPLYVDAANLDFRPLENSPVINKGFDISSIDDVYAQYGLEDFSGNVRPVQSIIDIGAYEYTGNVQVTYTLTYTAGANGSISGVTPQVVEYSGNGASVEAIANSGYKFVSWSDGSTENPRTDVNVTGNITVTATFEANEDNGDNTYGLNYVAGENGSIMGNTNQTVNQGEDGTMVGAIPPAGYLFVGWSDGSTENPRTDVNVVGDISVTANFALGCENTTEETTTEKTAGSNSDSTIGESYNYFNSKKLKLYPIPAGNSVTILNGVSDAEASYEIFTLSGEKVKQGKVLSNTIDFSGLSKQIYIVKLKVNNKVSLHKVIKG, encoded by the coding sequence ATGAAAACTAGTAATTTAATTTTTAAAAATGCAATGGTAATTATTCTGTTATTACTAATGAATAATGCTTTTGCCCAAGTTTATTATGTAGACAGGGACAATTATTTAGGAAATGGTTCAAGTAATAAATGGCCCGGAACTCTGGAACAGCCCAAACATGATTTGCAGGGAGATTGGTTTAGAGTAGGATTAAAACCAGGGGATACAGTAGTAATTGTACAAGCTGCTTCATATGGCTCAATTTACATGACCAGTAGTGGTGGGTCAGAAGATCAGCCTATTGTAATTAAGCCTTACCCTGGTCATACAATTATAAGTGATGCAAGTATTATACCTTCGCAGTTTGGGGTAAAATTGCCTGTTGGAGTATCGAATGTACATATTCAAGGGCCGTTAAAAATTATTGGCAGGGAATATTCATATGTAGCCGAGGGCAATAATACCGGTTTAAAACTAAGCAACGCTGAAATATATGGTTGTGATCACGGACCAAGATTAAGTGGTACAACCAATAGTGAGTTTAGGGATTTGGAAATCCATGATTTGCAAACAAATGGGTTTCAATTACGGGGATCGGCATCAGCTGCTACAGGTGAACCATGTAAAAATATATTGGTAGAGAATGTAAATGTGTACAATGTAGATGATGATAGAACTCCTGAAAACAGTGATGCGGATGGCTTTCATAGTTTTGGAGGAGAAGAAATAAAGTTTATTAATTGCAATACCTGGAATAATGCCGAAGATGGTTTTGACCTGAATAGTAATGCAATAATGATTAACTGTAAATCTTACGGGAATGATTCAGGAGGTCTTAAAGTATGGAGAAGAGAGGGTGATAATTATGCTCCAAAAACCGTAACCGCTATTAATTGTATTTTTTCTGATAATGGATATGACCATGATGGAGAATCTAATGATACTAATCCGGGAGTTAAGGTAAGCATTGGTGCTGCTCTTAACCTTTACAACTGTGTGATAACCGATAATTATGATCAGGGACTTCATGTAAGAGTCAATCTGAATGATGATCCAGCCGGTATTACATATATGCCTGTAAAAGTTTATAATACAATAATTACCGGTACTAAAGAGGGTGCCGCAATAAGAGATGGGGGGTATTTGGCTAATCCTGACATGCCTTTATTGGAGTCTGATTACAATTTATATTATAACAATAAATACACTAATCAGGGATATACACTAGGAGAACATTCTATAGTTAATTCGGAACCTTTATATGTTGATGCTGCAAATTTAGATTTCAGACCTCTTGAGAATAGCCCCGTAATTAATAAAGGGTTTGATATATCATCTATTGATGATGTATATGCTCAATACGGATTGGAAGATTTTTCAGGAAATGTAAGGCCGGTTCAATCGATTATAGACATAGGTGCTTATGAGTATACCGGAAACGTACAGGTTACATATACTTTGACTTATACTGCCGGGGCTAATGGTAGCATTAGCGGAGTGACACCTCAAGTTGTAGAGTATTCCGGAAATGGTGCCAGTGTTGAAGCAATAGCAAACAGTGGTTATAAATTTGTTAGCTGGAGTGATGGTAGTACTGAAAATCCGAGAACTGATGTTAATGTTACAGGAAATATAACTGTTACAGCGACTTTTGAAGCAAATGAAGATAATGGAGATAATACCTATGGCCTAAACTATGTTGCAGGTGAAAATGGGAGTATTATGGGAAATACAAACCAAACTGTAAATCAGGGAGAAGATGGTACAATGGTAGGGGCTATTCCTCCGGCTGGTTATCTATTTGTAGGTTGGAGTGATGGCAGTACGGAAAACCCAAGGACTGATGTTAATGTTGTGGGTGATATTTCAGTTACGGCCAATTTTGCTTTGGGATGTGAAAACACCACCGAGGAAACAACTACAGAAAAAACTGCTGGAAGTAATTCTGATTCAACTATAGGTGAGAGCTACAATTACTTTAATAGTAAAAAACTAAAATTATATCCTATCCCGGCAGGAAATAGTGTAACCATACTTAATGGTGTAAGTGATGCTGAAGCAAGTTATGAAATTTTTACGCTTTCCGGAGAAAAAGTTAAGCAGGGGAAAGTGTTATCAAATACAATAGATTTTTCAGGTCTTTCCAAGCAAATTTACATAGTGAAACTTAAGGTGAATAATAAAGTTTCTTTACATAAAGTCATTAAAGGATAA
- the gldJ gene encoding gliding motility lipoprotein GldJ: protein MKKYSFKVLFAFALASIAFTGCKNSSGSRDTSRTTGWKINAREGGFQYNSNFREQETPPGTVFIEGGTFIKGKVQDDVMHDWNNTPTQQHVQSFYMDETEVTNREYLEYLDWLKSVFPPDVPKNRNIYIGALPDTLVWHNRLGYNEVMVNNYLRHPAYGNYPVVGVNWVQAVQYAEWRTDRVNELILEREGFLERNTGIAAYNGETQGGTFSTETYLNTPSDTYGGRIDSLQGRVKRDSVNVFAKRQSGLLSPDFRLPTETEWEYAASALVGKREYNNYRGRKKYPWNGEYTRSGKRRFRGDQLENFKQGTGDYGGIAGWSDDGADITAEVKSYPPNDYGLYDMAGNVSEWVADVYRPIVDDDANDFNYYRGNVYMKASIDENGKVQVIDPNTIVYDTLSNGKIVIRDLPGQLATVPLNEDDTYLRTNFDKSDNRNYRDGDPGSTRYFNLFYGESEDSDDPNKRMYNSPLHSVRRDSLGNIVKDYDKTNGRTTLIDDETRVYKGGSWKDRAYWLDPAQRRYLPQYMATDYIGFRCAVSRVGAKAKRNKTPRNVGPKS, encoded by the coding sequence ATGAAAAAATATTCATTTAAAGTTTTATTTGCTTTTGCTTTAGCATCAATAGCTTTTACAGGATGTAAAAATTCTTCCGGTTCCAGGGATACCTCAAGGACCACCGGTTGGAAGATTAATGCAAGGGAAGGAGGATTTCAGTACAATTCTAATTTCAGGGAGCAGGAAACCCCACCGGGAACAGTTTTTATTGAAGGTGGTACTTTTATAAAAGGTAAAGTTCAGGACGATGTGATGCACGATTGGAACAATACACCTACCCAACAACACGTTCAGTCATTTTACATGGATGAAACTGAGGTGACCAACAGGGAATATTTAGAATACCTTGACTGGTTAAAGAGTGTATTTCCTCCTGATGTTCCAAAAAACAGGAATATCTATATAGGTGCTTTACCTGATACCCTGGTATGGCATAACAGGCTTGGGTACAATGAAGTTATGGTAAACAATTATCTAAGACACCCCGCATATGGAAATTATCCTGTAGTAGGTGTAAACTGGGTGCAGGCTGTACAATATGCCGAATGGAGGACTGACCGGGTGAATGAACTCATATTAGAACGTGAAGGATTTTTAGAAAGAAATACGGGTATTGCTGCTTATAACGGAGAAACTCAGGGTGGTACATTTAGCACCGAAACATACTTAAATACTCCTTCCGATACTTATGGAGGCAGAATAGACTCACTTCAGGGAAGAGTAAAAAGAGACTCTGTCAATGTTTTTGCTAAAAGACAAAGCGGGCTATTATCCCCCGATTTTAGGTTACCTACTGAAACGGAATGGGAATATGCTGCATCTGCTTTAGTTGGTAAAAGAGAATACAATAACTACAGAGGTAGAAAAAAATATCCATGGAACGGAGAATACACACGTTCCGGCAAAAGAAGATTCAGAGGAGATCAGCTTGAAAACTTTAAGCAAGGTACCGGTGATTATGGTGGAATTGCAGGTTGGTCTGATGATGGTGCAGATATTACCGCAGAAGTTAAATCATATCCCCCTAATGATTATGGGCTGTATGATATGGCAGGTAATGTTTCGGAATGGGTAGCTGATGTATACCGGCCGATTGTAGATGATGATGCGAATGACTTTAATTACTACAGAGGAAACGTTTACATGAAAGCATCAATAGATGAAAATGGAAAAGTACAGGTAATTGATCCCAATACAATAGTATATGACACCTTAAGCAACGGTAAAATTGTTATCAGGGATCTTCCCGGTCAGTTAGCAACTGTTCCATTAAATGAAGATGATACTTATTTAAGAACAAATTTTGATAAGAGTGATAACCGTAATTACAGAGATGGAGATCCGGGATCAACAAGATATTTTAATTTGTTTTATGGGGAGAGTGAAGATAGTGATGACCCCAATAAAAGGATGTATAATTCACCTCTTCATTCGGTAAGAAGAGACTCTTTAGGAAATATCGTGAAGGATTATGATAAAACTAATGGCAGAACTACTTTAATAGACGACGAAACAAGAGTTTATAAAGGAGGTTCCTGGAAAGACAGAGCCTATTGGCTCGATCCGGCACAAAGAAGATATTTGCCACAATATATGGCCACTGACTATATAGGTTTCAGATGTGCTGTTTCCCGTGTAGGTGCCAAAGCTAAAAGAAACAAAACCCCTAGAAATGTAGGGCCCAAAAGTTAA
- a CDS encoding UDP-N-acetylmuramoyl-tripeptide--D-alanyl-D-alanine ligase — translation MNIEKLHSLYLNCSNACTDTRQIQKNNMFFALKGPNFNGNKYAEEAIKKGALYAVVDEEKYLKNNDRIILVDNVQKALQQLATYHRNFLGLKILSLTGSNGKTTTKELINAVLSKKYNTVATKGNLNNHIGVPLTLLSMNKNTEFGIVEMGANHLKEIETLCSITHPDYGYITNFGKAHLEGFGSVEGVIKGKTELYDYLINNDKTVFCNANDSIQIQKLKDYKKKFCFGSDISVDVKIIQKKSNNANVTVWVEDVIIESQLIGNYNFTNIASAICIGKHFNIPLNKIKEAIEGYVPTNNRSQLIIKDNKKIVMDAYNANPSSMKAALDNFASLPDANKIIFLGDMFELGETSFEEHQFISEYASHQRFNEIFLIGENFYKTENSKAKKFKTFTDFETFIKSYNVREGIILIKGSRGMALERILPLI, via the coding sequence ATGAATATAGAAAAATTACATTCTTTATATCTTAATTGTTCCAATGCTTGTACCGATACAAGACAAATTCAAAAGAATAATATGTTTTTTGCTTTGAAGGGACCTAATTTCAATGGTAATAAATATGCAGAAGAAGCCATTAAAAAAGGAGCCCTGTATGCGGTTGTTGATGAAGAAAAATATCTAAAAAATAATGACAGAATTATTTTAGTTGACAATGTCCAGAAAGCATTACAACAATTAGCCACCTATCACAGAAATTTTTTAGGACTAAAAATACTCTCTTTAACAGGAAGTAATGGGAAAACTACCACCAAAGAACTTATAAACGCTGTCCTCTCTAAAAAATACAATACTGTTGCCACAAAAGGAAATTTAAATAATCATATAGGAGTACCTCTTACTTTGCTATCCATGAATAAAAATACTGAATTTGGTATTGTTGAAATGGGAGCCAATCATTTAAAAGAAATAGAAACACTCTGCTCCATTACTCATCCGGATTACGGATATATAACAAATTTTGGAAAAGCCCATTTAGAAGGTTTTGGAAGTGTAGAAGGAGTTATTAAAGGAAAAACTGAGTTGTACGATTATTTAATTAATAATGACAAAACTGTCTTTTGCAATGCCAATGATTCAATACAAATTCAAAAACTAAAAGATTACAAGAAGAAATTTTGTTTCGGTTCAGACATAAGTGTGGATGTAAAAATAATACAGAAAAAGAGTAACAATGCAAATGTTACCGTTTGGGTAGAGGATGTTATAATTGAAAGCCAACTTATAGGTAATTATAATTTTACAAATATTGCTTCAGCCATATGTATTGGAAAACACTTTAATATTCCCTTAAACAAAATTAAAGAAGCCATAGAAGGATATGTACCCACAAATAATAGATCACAGCTAATCATTAAAGACAATAAAAAAATTGTTATGGATGCGTATAATGCTAACCCAAGCAGTATGAAAGCAGCACTCGATAATTTTGCTTCTCTGCCTGATGCCAATAAAATAATTTTTCTGGGAGATATGTTTGAATTGGGAGAAACATCATTTGAAGAGCATCAATTTATTTCAGAATATGCATCTCATCAACGTTTTAATGAAATATTCTTAATTGGTGAAAATTTCTATAAAACAGAGAATAGCAAAGCAAAAAAGTTTAAAACTTTTACTGATTTTGAAACTTTTATAAAATCTTATAATGTTAGAGAAGGTATAATCTTAATTAAAGGCTCACGCGGCATGGCTTTAGAAAGAATTTTACCACTTATCTGA
- a CDS encoding putative porin, whose translation MKKVCLIFWLLLTTQIISAQDKPLNKEQQDIPVDSIPLNEKPDIPLVEEYYEPSDTLQGNNTEIKKDIVLAGGRPRGIDTLPAAETQITIKDYKIISLQRDTVSFDTTLTIQKEYKYNYLRRDDFELLPFNNVGQTYNSLAVDANDITQYPQLGARAKHFNYLEVEDINYYHVPTPTTELFFKTVMEQGQILDAFITMNTSRQFNFSIAYKGMRSLGKYQHILSSTGNFRFTSNYLSKNKRYNLRLHYTSQDILNEENGGLLLREQFESGEDEFIERGRIDVNYENAENFLLGKRYFIDHDYAFLRNNDSTRHYSLSLGHRFNYETKLYRFEQSQQNDLFDESFATSSLRDQARLKTMYNQIRLKYNSGLLGSVILKANLYNYNYYFNSIVITDDQIITNQLKDDEIAVGAGWNKNIGGFGVYADINSNISGDMGGTKIYASAKYSFTQDDVIKFELSSTSRMPNFNFLLYQSDYKSYNWQNTDVFLKEETQNIGFSFKSDKWLNIDASYSKLKNYTYFGLAQIENAEEGEEQPVAQAQPYQLPTEINYLKVKVNKEFRFLKNFALNNTIMYQQVDQENDVLNVPEIITRNTLYYSNHLFKKALYLQTGVTFKYFTEYYANAYNPLLGEFYIQDQEKIGAFPLLDFFINAKVQRTRIYFKAEHFNSSFTGYDFYSAPNNPYRDFIIRFGLVWNFFS comes from the coding sequence ATGAAAAAAGTCTGTTTAATTTTTTGGTTATTATTAACTACACAAATAATTAGTGCACAAGATAAACCACTAAACAAAGAACAGCAAGATATTCCCGTAGATTCAATTCCACTGAATGAAAAACCGGACATTCCTTTAGTAGAGGAGTATTACGAACCTTCTGACACCCTTCAGGGAAATAATACAGAAATTAAAAAAGATATTGTTTTAGCAGGAGGGAGGCCCAGGGGGATAGATACTTTACCGGCTGCGGAAACTCAAATAACAATTAAAGATTATAAAATTATATCCTTACAGAGAGATACAGTTTCTTTTGATACCACTTTAACCATTCAAAAAGAATACAAGTATAATTATCTCAGGAGGGATGATTTTGAATTGCTTCCTTTTAATAATGTGGGTCAAACCTATAATAGTTTGGCCGTTGATGCTAACGATATAACTCAATATCCTCAGTTAGGTGCAAGAGCAAAACACTTTAATTATCTGGAAGTTGAAGATATAAACTATTACCATGTTCCAACTCCCACTACCGAGTTATTTTTTAAAACGGTGATGGAGCAGGGGCAAATATTGGATGCATTCATAACAATGAATACGTCGAGGCAGTTCAATTTTTCTATTGCTTACAAGGGGATGCGATCTTTAGGAAAATATCAGCATATTTTATCCAGTACGGGTAATTTTAGATTTACATCCAATTATCTTTCCAAAAATAAAAGATACAATCTCAGGCTACATTATACTTCTCAGGATATTTTAAATGAAGAAAACGGGGGGCTTTTATTAAGAGAGCAGTTTGAATCCGGTGAAGATGAGTTTATTGAAAGAGGAAGAATAGATGTAAATTATGAAAATGCCGAGAATTTTCTTTTAGGTAAAAGATATTTCATTGATCATGATTATGCTTTTTTAAGAAATAATGACTCAACAAGACATTATTCGCTGTCCTTGGGACATAGATTTAATTACGAAACAAAATTGTACCGATTTGAACAATCTCAACAAAATGATTTGTTTGACGAGTCCTTTGCAACATCGTCATTAAGAGATCAGGCACGTCTGAAAACAATGTATAATCAAATAAGATTAAAATATAATTCCGGTTTATTAGGGAGCGTTATTTTAAAAGCCAACTTGTATAATTACAACTACTATTTCAATAGTATAGTAATTACTGATGATCAGATTATAACAAATCAGCTCAAAGATGATGAAATCGCAGTAGGAGCAGGATGGAATAAAAATATAGGCGGATTTGGTGTATATGCCGATATTAACTCTAATATTTCCGGCGATATGGGAGGAACAAAAATATATGCTTCCGCAAAATACAGTTTTACACAGGACGATGTAATTAAATTTGAATTATCCTCAACTTCTCGCATGCCAAATTTTAATTTTTTACTATACCAAAGTGATTATAAAAGCTATAACTGGCAAAATACAGATGTATTTTTAAAAGAAGAAACTCAAAATATTGGTTTTTCTTTTAAATCGGATAAATGGTTAAATATTGACGCAAGCTATTCTAAACTTAAAAATTATACCTACTTTGGTTTAGCCCAAATAGAAAATGCTGAAGAAGGAGAAGAACAACCTGTTGCACAGGCGCAACCCTATCAATTACCCACTGAAATAAATTATCTTAAGGTAAAAGTGAATAAAGAATTCAGGTTCTTAAAAAACTTTGCCCTTAATAATACAATAATGTATCAACAGGTAGATCAGGAAAATGATGTTCTTAATGTTCCTGAAATTATAACCAGAAACACTTTATATTACTCCAATCACTTATTTAAAAAAGCACTTTATTTACAAACAGGAGTTACTTTTAAATATTTTACTGAATATTATGCTAATGCCTATAATCCTTTACTGGGTGAATTTTACATTCAGGATCAGGAAAAAATAGGAGCATTTCCCTTGCTGGATTTTTTTATAAATGCTAAAGTACAGCGTACAAGAATATATTTTAAAGCTGAGCATTTTAATTCATCTTTTACAGGGTATGACTTTTATTCCGCGCCAAATAATCCCTATCGTGATTTTATTATCCGTTTTGGTTTGGTTTGGAATTTCTTTTCTTAA